From the genome of Chiloscyllium plagiosum isolate BGI_BamShark_2017 chromosome 29, ASM401019v2, whole genome shotgun sequence, one region includes:
- the gfod1 gene encoding glucose-fructose oxidoreductase domain-containing protein 1 isoform X2 — protein sequence MNSHGIGKNVICDRAATPLDAFRMMSAAHYYPKLMSIMGNVLRFLPAFVKMKQMIQEGYVGDLLICEVQVHSGSLLGKKYNWSCDDLMGGGGLHSVGSYIIDLLTFLTSQKAAKVHGFLKTFVKQTEHIRGIRQITSDDFCTFQMVLDGGVCCTVTLNFNVPGDFKQEIIVVGSTGRLMVNGSDLYGQRNTASQKELILEDSTPVSNALLPEKAFRDIPSPFLRGTIMMVQAIRQAFQDQEDRRTWDGRPLTMAATFEDCLYALCVVDSIKKSNETGEWQNIVIMTEEPEISPAYLISEAMRRSRMSLLY from the exons ATGAACTCACATG GAATTGGGAAGAATGTCATCTGTGATAGAGCTGCGACTCCTCTGGATGCATTTAGGATGATGTCAGCGGCACATTATTATCCCAAACTCATGAGTATAATGGGTAATGTTCTTCGTTTCCTCCCTGCTTTTGTTAAGATGAAACAAATGATTCAAGAGGGCTATGTGGGAGACCTTTTGATCTGtgaagttcaggttcatagtGGAAGTCTTCTGGGTAAGAAATACAACTGGAGCTGTGATGATCTGATGGGGGGTGGAGGGCTACATTCAGTGGGAAGCTACATTATTGACCTTCTGACTTTTCTGACAAGCCAAAAGGCTGCCAAAGTCCATGGCTTCCTGAAAACGTTTGTGAAGCAGACAGAGCATATCAGAGGAATTCGTCAAATCACTAGTGATGACTTTTGCACCTTCCAAATGGTATTAGACGGTGGTGTGTGCTGTACTGTAACTTTGAATTTCAATGTCCCTGGAGATTTTAAACAAGAAATCATTGTGGTGGGGTCAACTGGCCGATTAATGGTTAATGGCAGTGATTTGTATGGACAAAGAAATACTGCATCTCAAAAGGAATTGATTTTAGAAGACTCAACTCCTGTAAGTAATGCACTGCTTCCGGAGAAAGCTTTTAGGGATATCCCATCCCCATTCCTCAGAGGTACTATCATGATGGTTCAAGCCATTCGACAAGCATTCCAAGACCAAGAAGACCGGCGGACTTGGGATGGAAGACCATTAACAATGGCAGCAACATTTGAGGATTGTTTGTACGCACTGTGTGTGGTGGACAGCATTAAAAAATCAAATGAGACCGGTGAATGGCAGAACATTGTAATTATGACAGAGGAGCCTGAGATTAGTCCTGCATATTTGATCAGTGAGGCCATGCGTCGCAGCAGAATGTCACTATTatactaa